From a single Pseudomonas triticicola genomic region:
- the tssJ gene encoding type VI secretion system lipoprotein TssJ: MSRRSTAFFKTLTALTVLVLLAGCSSLSPYSKVTKINLKLTGSDQLNPDLNGRPSPIVVRLFELKHPVTFENADFFSLYERAKESLNPDLVASEELELRPGETVELKLSVEEGSRYVGILAAYRDLPDTQWRHTVQITPLELTEADLTLDQAGIRNTQQVLAKADD; the protein is encoded by the coding sequence ATGTCTCGCCGCTCGACCGCTTTTTTCAAGACGCTGACTGCGCTCACCGTGCTGGTGCTGCTGGCCGGTTGCTCGTCGCTGTCGCCGTACTCGAAAGTGACCAAGATCAATCTGAAACTGACCGGCAGCGATCAGCTCAACCCGGACCTCAACGGGCGGCCGTCGCCGATCGTCGTGCGCCTGTTCGAACTCAAGCACCCGGTGACTTTCGAGAACGCTGATTTCTTCAGCCTCTACGAACGCGCCAAGGAATCCCTCAACCCGGATCTGGTGGCCAGCGAAGAACTCGAACTGCGCCCGGGTGAAACCGTGGAACTGAAACTCAGCGTGGAGGAGGGCAGCCGTTACGTAGGCATCCTCGCTGCCTATCGCGACCTGCCGGATACCCAATGGCGGCACACCGTGCAGATCACTCCGCTGGAACTCACCGAGGCTGATCTGACCCTCGATCAGGCCGGTATCCGCAATACCCAACAAGTGCTCGCCAAGGCGGATGACTGA
- the tssK gene encoding type VI secretion system baseplate subunit TssK, which produces MNTHKVIWQEGMLLRPQHFQHNDRYYDHQMKTRTQLLGGYTWGFLNLEIDLQFLNMGKLVISEASGILPDGSLFELGGNTEPLALDVPPNTGNTPIYLALPLVTGNHIEARRPEQSDVLARYTAYDAEVADSNAGDDSASQVSCGRPDFKLLLGEQQSDQAYVKLKICDVLDTTPDGVISLDPDFVPTYIQAHASSYLLSCLKEVISMLSHRGDTIAERIRSNGKVGGAEVGDFMMLQLINRTELLLRHYLGLEQVHPEELYRTLLTMLGDLATFSGESKRPRLDSRYSHADQGASFRKLMEAIRQVLSMVLEQHAIELILQARQYGIIVSPLHDHKLLGSASFVLAASANCDSEELRQRLPQHLKVGPVERIRQLVNLHLPGIKVKPLPVAPRQIAFHSNKTYFILELSSEDLAQLERSGGFAFHVSGEFAELELKFWAIRN; this is translated from the coding sequence ATGAACACCCATAAAGTCATTTGGCAGGAAGGCATGCTGCTGCGCCCGCAGCACTTCCAGCACAACGATCGTTACTACGATCACCAGATGAAAACCCGCACGCAATTGCTCGGTGGCTACACCTGGGGTTTTCTCAATCTGGAAATCGACTTGCAGTTCCTCAACATGGGCAAACTGGTGATCAGTGAAGCCTCGGGGATTCTGCCGGACGGCAGTCTGTTCGAACTCGGTGGCAACACTGAGCCGCTGGCGCTGGACGTGCCGCCGAACACCGGCAACACGCCGATCTATCTGGCGCTGCCGCTGGTCACCGGCAACCACATCGAGGCCCGGCGCCCGGAGCAATCCGACGTGCTCGCGCGCTACACCGCCTATGACGCCGAAGTCGCCGACTCCAACGCCGGCGACGATTCCGCCAGTCAGGTCAGCTGCGGTCGCCCGGATTTCAAACTGTTGCTCGGCGAGCAGCAGAGCGATCAGGCCTACGTGAAGCTGAAAATCTGCGACGTGCTCGACACCACGCCCGACGGCGTGATCAGCCTCGACCCGGATTTCGTCCCGACCTACATTCAGGCCCACGCCTCCAGCTACCTGCTGTCGTGCCTGAAAGAAGTCATCAGCATGCTCAGCCACCGTGGCGACACCATCGCCGAGCGGATTCGCTCCAACGGCAAGGTCGGCGGCGCTGAAGTCGGCGACTTCATGATGCTGCAACTGATCAACCGCACCGAACTGCTGCTGCGCCATTACCTCGGTCTGGAACAAGTGCATCCGGAAGAGTTGTATCGCACGCTGCTGACCATGCTCGGCGATCTGGCGACTTTCTCCGGCGAGAGCAAACGCCCGCGCCTGGACAGCCGCTATTCCCACGCCGATCAGGGCGCAAGCTTCCGCAAACTGATGGAAGCGATTCGTCAGGTGCTGTCGATGGTGCTCGAACAGCACGCCATCGAGTTGATCTTGCAGGCGCGTCAGTACGGCATCATCGTCTCGCCGTTGCACGATCACAAACTGCTCGGCTCGGCCTCGTTCGTGCTAGCAGCCAGTGCCAACTGCGACTCCGAAGAACTGCGTCAGCGTTTGCCGCAGCACCTCAAGGTCGGCCCGGTGGAGCGCATCCGCCAACTGGTCAACCTGCACTTGCCGGGGATCAAGGTCAAACCGTTGCCGGTGGCCCCACGGCAGATCGCGTTCCATTCGAACAAAACCTATTTCATCCTCGAACTCAGTTCCGAAGACCTGGCACAACTCGAGCGCTCCGGCGGTTTCGCGTTCCACGTGTCCGGCGAATTCGCCGAGCTTGAACTGAAATTCTGGGCCATCAGGAACTGA
- the tagH gene encoding type VI secretion system-associated FHA domain protein TagH: protein MELVFEMLNTKQFVPTELCQRTFKQAGGVIGRGEDCDWIIPDRKRHLSNHHAIVSYREGSFFLTDTSSNGVQDGSSGARLHKGEPVRIEHGSTYILGDFEIRARLVRDPATFDGEVGRPRAAGSIIPDDAFLDLDPLNALEQQERVYSEIDELLSPTAKPEDSRQRADYARIDMESLMVPELIAAPVEPEPAPAPKAVERQSEGFWEHFGAALGVDVKGLGHDEREALALNAARLLRQSIGGLQQSLRTRSELKNELRLAQTTVQGTNKNPLKFAVDPSEALQILLQPSKPGHLPAEQAISRAFRDLQAHQVALLTASRAAVRGTLEHFSPEQLTLRFERDSKPLIATSGGRWRAFGRYHQALRQDDDWSERLLARDFAQAYEEQIRLISTLHTDHQG from the coding sequence ATGGAATTGGTTTTCGAAATGCTGAACACCAAGCAGTTCGTGCCCACCGAGCTGTGCCAGCGGACCTTCAAACAGGCCGGTGGCGTGATCGGGCGCGGCGAGGACTGCGACTGGATCATCCCTGACCGCAAGCGGCACCTGTCCAATCATCACGCGATTGTCAGTTACCGCGAGGGCTCGTTCTTCCTTACCGACACCAGCAGCAACGGTGTCCAGGACGGCAGCAGTGGCGCACGCTTGCACAAGGGCGAGCCGGTGCGCATCGAGCACGGCAGCACCTACATTCTCGGCGACTTCGAGATCCGTGCGCGGCTGGTCCGTGACCCGGCGACCTTCGACGGCGAAGTCGGCCGTCCGCGCGCCGCTGGCAGCATCATTCCGGACGACGCGTTCCTCGACCTCGACCCGCTCAACGCCCTCGAACAGCAAGAGCGCGTGTACTCGGAAATCGACGAACTGCTGTCGCCCACCGCCAAGCCGGAAGACTCCCGTCAACGTGCCGACTACGCGCGCATCGACATGGAAAGCCTGATGGTCCCGGAGCTGATCGCCGCCCCGGTCGAACCTGAGCCGGCGCCTGCACCGAAAGCCGTCGAGCGTCAGAGCGAAGGTTTCTGGGAGCACTTCGGCGCGGCGCTGGGCGTCGACGTCAAAGGCCTCGGCCACGACGAACGCGAAGCGCTGGCGCTCAACGCTGCGCGCCTGCTGCGCCAGAGCATCGGCGGTTTGCAGCAAAGCCTGCGCACCCGCTCCGAGCTGAAAAACGAACTGCGTCTGGCGCAGACCACCGTGCAAGGCACCAACAAGAACCCGCTGAAATTCGCCGTCGATCCGAGCGAAGCACTGCAGATTCTGTTGCAGCCAAGCAAGCCTGGACACCTGCCGGCCGAGCAGGCGATCTCCCGTGCATTCCGTGATTTGCAGGCGCACCAAGTGGCTTTGCTGACCGCCAGTCGCGCCGCTGTGCGTGGCACGCTGGAGCACTTCTCGCCGGAGCAGCTGACCCTGCGTTTCGAGCGCGACAGCAAGCCATTGATCGCCACTTCGGGCGGGCGCTGGAGAGCATTCGGCCGCTACCACCAGGCACTGCGTCAGGACGATGACTGGAGCGAGCGTCTGCTGGCCCGCGACTTTGCTCAGGCCTACGAAGAACAGATCCGCCTGATCTCCACCCTCCACACCGACCACCAAGGATGA
- the tssG gene encoding type VI secretion system baseplate subunit TssG, translating to MDTTYGPAAPALSGLTKVIREYSLFQAVLLVIDRLREAHPHLSEDDLYDQVEFQANPSLGFPRSDVDRVEFFEEHGKMRARMRFNLIGLVGSGSPLPAFYGEQALGDSEDGNPTRNFLDLFHHRLQRLMLPIWRKYRYRASFQSGAIDPFSAQLFALIGLGGDEIRKAKELNWKRLLPYLGLLSLRAHSAALIEAVLRYYFKHEDLVIEQCIERRVEILDEQRNRLGRANSVLGEDLVLGEHVRDRSGKFRIHITELDWQRFHEFLPIGFGYQPLCALVRFTLRDPLDYDIRLVLRQEEIRELRIGEQNACRLGWTSWLGREKADGVVTLGSKIH from the coding sequence ATGGACACCACGTATGGGCCTGCAGCCCCTGCTTTAAGCGGGCTGACCAAGGTAATACGCGAGTACTCGCTGTTTCAGGCCGTGCTGCTGGTGATCGACCGGCTGCGCGAGGCACACCCGCATCTGAGCGAAGACGATCTGTACGACCAGGTCGAGTTCCAGGCCAACCCGAGTCTGGGCTTTCCGCGCAGCGACGTCGATCGCGTCGAGTTTTTCGAAGAACACGGCAAGATGCGCGCGCGCATGCGTTTCAACCTGATCGGTCTGGTCGGCTCCGGTTCGCCGCTGCCGGCGTTCTACGGCGAACAAGCCTTGGGCGACAGCGAGGACGGCAACCCGACGCGCAATTTCCTCGACCTGTTCCACCATCGCCTGCAACGGCTGATGCTGCCGATCTGGCGCAAGTACCGTTACCGCGCGAGCTTCCAGAGCGGCGCGATCGACCCGTTCTCGGCGCAACTTTTTGCGCTGATCGGACTGGGCGGCGACGAGATCCGCAAGGCCAAGGAACTCAACTGGAAACGCCTGCTGCCGTACCTCGGCCTGCTCAGTTTGCGCGCGCACTCGGCGGCGCTGATCGAAGCCGTGCTGCGTTACTACTTCAAGCACGAAGACCTGGTCATCGAGCAGTGCATCGAGCGCCGCGTGGAAATTCTCGACGAGCAGCGCAATCGTTTGGGCCGTGCCAACAGCGTACTCGGCGAAGACCTGGTGCTGGGCGAACACGTGCGCGATCGAAGCGGCAAATTCCGCATTCACATCACCGAACTCGACTGGCAGCGATTCCATGAATTCCTGCCGATCGGTTTCGGTTACCAGCCGCTCTGCGCGCTGGTGCGGTTCACCTTGCGTGACCCGCTCGATTACGACATTCGCCTGGTCCTGCGCCAGGAAGAAATCCGCGAACTGCGCATCGGTGAGCAGAACGCCTGTCGCCTCGGTTGGACCAGTTGGCTGGGCCGCGAAAAAGCGGACGGCGTGGTGACCCTGGGCAGCAAAATTCATTAA
- the icmH gene encoding type IVB secretion system protein IcmH/DotU, which produces MIKETDYNQDDKTVLLDRQGHGPASSPLTDFAAPPRFEQLEERMIYAARLRPAEAFNISLNSLVAASSDLLSEVVRLKHSETREDLYALNERLTAGLKLFEVRALHNGAESSQVMAARYVLCTVVDEAVVTTPWGNESEWSQMSLLSSFHNETFGGEKFFQLLDRLSKNPVKHLPMLELMYLCLSLGFEGKYRVQARGMLELEGIRDALYRQIRQLRGDVPRELSPHWEGLNDQRRNLVRIVPAWMVVLFTLVCLVVMYSGFAWVLSEQRDTVLHPYQPLDPAAVQPQAQP; this is translated from the coding sequence ATGATCAAGGAAACGGATTACAACCAGGACGACAAAACCGTTCTGCTCGACCGTCAGGGCCACGGACCGGCATCGAGTCCGCTGACCGACTTCGCCGCGCCGCCGCGTTTCGAGCAACTGGAAGAACGCATGATCTACGCCGCGCGCCTGCGTCCGGCGGAGGCGTTCAACATCAGCCTCAACTCGCTGGTCGCGGCCTCGTCCGATCTGCTCTCGGAAGTGGTGCGTCTCAAGCACAGCGAAACCCGCGAAGACCTGTATGCGCTGAATGAGCGGCTGACCGCCGGGCTGAAATTGTTTGAAGTGCGCGCCCTGCACAACGGCGCCGAAAGCAGCCAGGTGATGGCCGCGCGTTACGTGCTCTGCACCGTGGTCGACGAAGCCGTCGTGACCACGCCGTGGGGCAACGAAAGCGAGTGGTCGCAGATGAGCCTGCTGAGCAGCTTCCACAACGAAACCTTCGGCGGCGAGAAGTTTTTCCAGCTGCTCGATCGGCTGTCGAAAAACCCGGTCAAGCACCTGCCGATGCTCGAACTGATGTACCTGTGCCTGTCCCTCGGTTTCGAGGGCAAGTACCGCGTGCAGGCGCGCGGCATGCTTGAGCTTGAAGGCATCCGCGACGCCTTGTACCGGCAGATCCGTCAGTTGCGTGGCGACGTGCCGCGCGAACTGTCGCCGCACTGGGAAGGCCTCAACGATCAGCGCCGCAACCTGGTGCGCATCGTGCCGGCGTGGATGGTGGTGCTCTTTACTCTGGTCTGCCTGGTGGTGATGTATTCGGGCTTCGCCTGGGTCCTGAGCGAACAACGCGACACTGTTCTGCATCCTTATCAGCCGCTTGATCCAGCCGCGGTGCAACCGCAGGCGCAGCCGTAA
- a CDS encoding sigma-54 interaction domain-containing protein, whose protein sequence is MFTQVPQPLVYAEALLAQFASLSRAADSAALLGEFVRGLAELSGCELTQLYLLDATHTCLGMNAECLDGALQPRQAASLPADYNGEQLLQFALCQNRVVCLDDLTGSLHETSFLPATSTPWQSLLCVPLVNQHKSVEGLLLCASRRRTDLQGFADSLGQLGSFVLGQLHLLQRLRQPAAESATATRSVPSISGYGLIGKSAAMRQTYSLISKILHSPYTVLLRGETGTGKEVVARAIHDCGPRRSQSFIVQNCAAFPENLLESELFGYRKGAFTGADRDRAGLFDAANGGTLLLDEIGDMPLSLQAKILRVLQEGEIRPLGSNDTHKIDVRIIAATHRDLAALVSEGKFREDLYYRLAQFPIELPALRQREGDILDLARHFAEKTCTFLQRDPVRWSDSALEHLCGYNFPGNVRELKALVERAVLLCEGGELLAEHFSLRLEPMPEDNSGLNLRERLEQVERTLLLDCLRKNDGNQTLAARELGLPRRTLLYRLGRLNINLGDFDG, encoded by the coding sequence ATGTTCACTCAAGTGCCGCAGCCACTGGTCTATGCCGAAGCGTTGCTGGCGCAGTTCGCCAGTCTGTCGCGGGCGGCGGACAGTGCTGCGCTGCTGGGTGAATTCGTCCGTGGCCTGGCCGAACTGAGTGGCTGCGAACTGACGCAGCTGTATCTGCTCGACGCCACCCACACCTGCCTGGGGATGAACGCCGAGTGTCTCGACGGCGCGTTGCAACCGCGTCAGGCGGCGAGCCTGCCGGCGGATTACAACGGTGAACAACTGCTGCAATTCGCCCTGTGCCAGAACCGCGTGGTGTGCCTCGACGACCTGACCGGCAGCCTGCACGAAACCAGTTTTCTGCCGGCGACGAGCACGCCGTGGCAGTCGCTGTTGTGCGTGCCGCTGGTCAATCAGCACAAGTCGGTTGAGGGCTTGTTGCTGTGTGCCAGTCGTCGTCGCACTGACTTGCAGGGTTTCGCCGACTCCCTTGGCCAGCTCGGCTCGTTCGTGCTCGGCCAGCTGCATCTGCTGCAACGCCTGCGTCAGCCAGCCGCCGAATCGGCCACCGCCACTCGCAGTGTGCCGAGCATCAGCGGCTACGGCCTGATCGGCAAAAGCGCGGCGATGCGCCAGACCTACTCGCTGATCAGCAAGATCCTCCACAGCCCGTACACCGTGCTGTTGCGTGGCGAGACCGGCACCGGCAAGGAAGTAGTGGCGCGGGCGATCCACGATTGCGGTCCGCGTCGCTCCCAGTCGTTCATCGTGCAGAACTGCGCGGCGTTCCCGGAAAACCTGCTGGAAAGCGAACTGTTCGGCTATCGCAAAGGCGCCTTCACTGGTGCCGATCGCGATCGGGCCGGGCTGTTCGACGCGGCCAATGGCGGCACGTTGCTGCTCGATGAAATCGGCGACATGCCGTTGTCGCTGCAAGCGAAGATTCTGCGTGTGTTGCAGGAAGGCGAGATTCGTCCGCTGGGTTCCAACGACACGCACAAGATCGACGTGCGCATCATCGCCGCGACGCACCGTGATCTGGCGGCACTGGTCAGCGAAGGCAAGTTCCGCGAGGACTTGTACTACCGCCTCGCGCAGTTCCCGATCGAGCTGCCGGCCCTGCGTCAGCGCGAAGGCGACATCCTCGATCTGGCTCGACATTTCGCCGAGAAGACCTGCACGTTTTTGCAGCGTGATCCGGTGCGCTGGTCGGATTCGGCGCTGGAGCATCTGTGCGGCTACAACTTCCCCGGCAACGTTCGCGAACTCAAGGCACTGGTCGAACGCGCGGTGTTGCTCTGCGAGGGCGGCGAGTTGCTCGCAGAACATTTTTCCCTGCGTCTGGAACCGATGCCCGAGGACAACAGCGGCTTGAATCTGCGCGAACGCCTGGAGCAGGTCGAGCGCACATTGCTGCTCGATTGCCTGCGCAAGAACGACGGCAACCAGACCCTCGCCGCCCGCGAGCTGGGCCTGCCACGGCGCACGCTGCTGTACCGCCTCGGGCGCCTGAATATCAATTTGGGTGACTTTGATGGTTGA
- the tssH gene encoding type VI secretion system ATPase TssH, translating into MINVDLQQLIQALDAETRRDLERSAERCVARGGSKILVEDLLLGLLERPNGLLSRALQDADVDAGELTAALQSRVEHSASRNPVFAPELVQWLQDALLVANLELGQTQVEDAALILALLRNPMRYAGSRYQPLLAKLNIDRLKEFALSQQEQPAANGKPAAQGESLLQRFTHNLTQQARDGKLDPVLCRDGAIRQMVDILARRRKNNPIVVGEAGVGKTAIVEGLASRIAAGEVPQVLKGVELLSLDMGLLQAGASVKGEFERRLKGVIDEVKASPKPIILFIDEAHTLIGAGGNAGGSDAANLLKPALARGELRTIAATTWAEYKKYFEKDPALARRFQPVQLHEPTVSEAVTILRGLAQVYEKSHGIYLRDDAVVSAAELSARYLAGRQLPDKAVDVLDTACARVRISLAAAPESLERLRGELAEGGRQRQALRRDAEAGLLIDHEALEALEARLDEAESEMVALETLWTEQKELAERLLELRQQLAKAREAAAVEPTVSVEEDAEGTVIETLVAEVEEGQSVEALEAQLHETHAALTAAQVKEGLVSFEVCPRLVAEVISAWTGVPLAQLAREHNAKVASFATDLRTRIRGQEQAVHALDRSMRATAAGLNKPDAPVGVFLLVGPSGVGKTETALALADLLYGGDRFITTINMSEFQEKHTVSRLIGAPPGYVGYGEGGMLTEAVRQKPYSVVLLDEVEKADPDVLNLFYQIFDKGVANDGEGREIDFRNTLILMTSNLGSDKISELCEDGARPTAEVLEETIRPVLSKHFKPALLARMKVVPYYPVGGPVLRELIEIKLGRLGERLNRRQLEFSWCQNLVDHLSERCTQSESGARLIDHLLDQHVLPLVADRLLDAMATGESLKRVHATLDGNSSVTCEFV; encoded by the coding sequence ATGATCAACGTAGACCTGCAACAACTCATCCAGGCGCTGGACGCCGAAACCCGTCGTGATCTGGAACGTTCGGCCGAGCGTTGCGTCGCCCGTGGCGGCAGCAAGATTCTCGTCGAAGACTTGCTGCTGGGCTTGCTCGAGCGCCCGAACGGCTTGCTGTCGCGCGCGTTGCAAGATGCTGACGTCGACGCCGGTGAACTGACCGCTGCATTGCAATCGCGGGTCGAGCACAGCGCTTCGCGCAACCCGGTGTTCGCCCCGGAACTGGTGCAGTGGCTGCAAGACGCACTGCTGGTGGCCAACCTCGAGCTGGGCCAGACCCAGGTCGAAGACGCCGCGCTGATCCTGGCGTTGCTGCGCAACCCGATGCGTTATGCCGGCAGCCGCTATCAACCGCTGCTCGCCAAACTGAACATTGATCGCCTGAAGGAATTTGCCCTGTCGCAACAGGAGCAACCGGCGGCCAACGGCAAGCCGGCGGCGCAAGGCGAGTCGCTGTTGCAGCGCTTCACCCACAACCTGACCCAACAGGCCCGCGACGGCAAACTCGACCCGGTGCTGTGCCGTGACGGCGCGATCCGGCAGATGGTCGACATCCTCGCCCGTCGCCGCAAGAACAACCCGATCGTCGTCGGTGAGGCCGGTGTCGGCAAGACCGCGATCGTCGAAGGTCTGGCTTCGCGCATCGCTGCCGGTGAAGTGCCGCAGGTGCTCAAAGGCGTTGAATTACTCTCGCTGGACATGGGCCTGTTGCAGGCCGGCGCCAGCGTCAAAGGTGAATTCGAGCGTCGTTTGAAAGGCGTGATTGATGAGGTCAAAGCGTCGCCAAAACCGATCATCCTGTTCATCGACGAAGCTCACACCCTGATCGGCGCGGGCGGCAATGCCGGCGGTTCCGACGCGGCCAACCTGCTGAAACCGGCGCTGGCCCGTGGCGAACTGCGCACCATCGCCGCGACCACCTGGGCCGAGTACAAGAAATACTTCGAGAAAGACCCGGCGCTGGCCCGTCGTTTCCAGCCTGTGCAATTGCACGAACCGACCGTCAGCGAAGCGGTGACCATTCTGCGTGGTCTGGCTCAGGTCTACGAGAAGAGCCACGGCATCTACCTGCGCGATGACGCGGTGGTGTCCGCTGCTGAATTGTCCGCGCGTTACCTGGCCGGTCGGCAACTGCCGGACAAAGCCGTCGACGTCCTCGACACCGCGTGCGCCCGCGTGCGCATCAGCCTCGCTGCGGCCCCGGAAAGTCTGGAGCGCCTGCGTGGCGAACTGGCTGAAGGCGGCCGTCAGCGTCAGGCCCTGCGCCGCGATGCCGAGGCCGGTCTGCTGATCGACCACGAAGCGCTGGAAGCACTGGAAGCGCGTCTGGACGAAGCCGAAAGCGAGATGGTTGCGCTCGAGACCTTGTGGACTGAGCAAAAAGAACTGGCCGAGCGCCTGCTGGAACTGCGTCAGCAACTGGCCAAGGCCCGCGAGGCTGCAGCTGTTGAGCCGACCGTCAGCGTGGAAGAAGACGCCGAAGGCACCGTGATTGAAACTCTGGTCGCCGAAGTCGAAGAAGGCCAGAGCGTCGAAGCGCTGGAAGCCCAATTGCATGAAACCCACGCCGCGTTGACGGCTGCGCAAGTCAAAGAAGGTCTGGTCAGCTTCGAAGTCTGCCCGCGTCTGGTTGCCGAAGTGATCAGCGCCTGGACCGGTGTGCCGTTGGCGCAATTGGCCCGCGAGCACAACGCCAAGGTCGCCAGTTTCGCCACCGATCTGCGCACACGCATCCGTGGTCAGGAGCAAGCCGTGCATGCGCTGGATCGTTCGATGCGCGCGACCGCTGCCGGTCTGAACAAGCCTGATGCACCGGTCGGTGTGTTCCTGCTGGTCGGCCCGAGCGGCGTCGGCAAGACCGAAACCGCGCTGGCCCTGGCTGACCTGCTGTACGGCGGCGACCGCTTCATCACCACCATCAACATGTCCGAGTTCCAGGAAAAGCACACCGTCTCGCGTCTGATTGGCGCGCCACCGGGCTACGTCGGTTACGGCGAGGGCGGCATGCTCACCGAAGCGGTGCGTCAGAAGCCGTATTCGGTGGTGTTGCTCGATGAAGTCGAGAAGGCTGATCCGGACGTGCTCAACCTGTTCTACCAAATCTTCGACAAAGGCGTGGCCAACGATGGCGAAGGTCGCGAGATCGACTTCCGCAACACGTTGATCCTGATGACCTCCAACCTCGGTAGCGACAAGATCAGCGAACTCTGCGAAGACGGCGCGCGGCCGACCGCCGAAGTGCTCGAAGAAACCATTCGCCCGGTACTCAGCAAACACTTCAAGCCGGCGCTGCTGGCGCGGATGAAAGTGGTGCCGTACTACCCGGTGGGCGGGCCGGTACTGCGCGAGCTGATCGAGATCAAACTCGGCCGTCTCGGCGAGCGCCTGAACCGTCGTCAGCTGGAGTTCAGCTGGTGCCAGAACCTCGTCGATCACCTGTCCGAGCGCTGCACGCAAAGCGAAAGCGGCGCGCGCCTGATCGATCATCTGCTCGATCAACACGTGCTGCCGTTGGTGGCCGACCGTCTGCTCGACGCGATGGCGACCGGCGAGAGCCTCAAGCGTGTGCATGCCACGCTTGACGGCAACTCCAGCGTGACCTGCGAGTTCGTCTGA